A genomic region of Sarcophilus harrisii chromosome 6, mSarHar1.11, whole genome shotgun sequence contains the following coding sequences:
- the LOC100930914 gene encoding LOW QUALITY PROTEIN: olfactory receptor 10Q1-like (The sequence of the model RefSeq protein was modified relative to this genomic sequence to represent the inferred CDS: inserted 2 bases in 1 codon): MKSDALEDDEMSSLNTFHLNQSGTTEFVFRVFTTSPKIQALLFCFFLLLYIMILCGNTAIIWAVYTHTSLHTPMYFFLSNLSLLEICYTTTVVPLMLSNIFGAQRPIPLAGCAAQMFVFCTLGGTDCFLLAVMAYDRYVAICHPLHYTLIMTQKRCIQLVVASLSLAFYLELQLTVLIFTLPFCGHRLEINHFLCDVPPVLRLACGDTRMQQAVLFVVGVFVLTVPFVLISISYIFIANTILRIRSAEGXRRAFSTCSSHLSVVLLQYGCCTLVYMRPKSSTSEDEDRHLALVYTFVTPLLNPLIYTLRNKDVKEALKKSMSCTAASETP; the protein is encoded by the exons ATGAAGTCAGATGCACTGGAAGATG ATGAAATGTCTTCTCTCAATACTTTCCATCTGAACCAGTCTGGCACTACTGAGTTTGTGTTCCGAGTATTCACCACCTCCCCCAAGATCCAAGCCCTCCTTTTctgcttcttcctccttctttacaTAATGATTCTCTGTGGTAACACTGCGATAATCTGGGCTGTGTATACCCACACATCCCTCCACACAcccatgtatttttttctgtccaATCTGTCCCTCTTAGAGATCTGTTACACCACTACTGTGGTACCACTGATGCTCTCCAACATCTTTGGGGCTCAAAGACCCATCCCATTGGCTGGCTGTGCAGCTCAGATGTTCGTGTTTTGCACCCTTGGTGGTACCGACTGTTTCTTATTGGCAGTCATGGCATATGACCGCTATGTGGCCATCTGCCATCCCCTTCACTACACACTCATCATGACCCAGAAGCGATGTATTCAGCTAGTAGTTGCTTCCCTCAGCTTGGCTTTTTACCTTGAACTGCAGCTCACAGTATTGATCTTCACCCTCCCCTTCTGTGGTCACCGCCTGGAGATCAACCACTTCTTGTGTGATGTCCCACCTGTCTTACGTCTGGCCTGTGGTGACACTCGAATGCAACAAGCTGTTCTTTTTGTTGTGGGTGTCTTTGTTCTGACTGTCCCCTTTGTGCTCATCTCCATTTCCTATATCTTTATTGCCAATACCATTCTACGAATTCGCTCTGCAGAGGG CAGGAGGGCATTTTCCACCTGCTCTTCCCATCTCTCTGTGGTCCTACTGCAGTATGGCTGTTGCACCCTGGTCTATATGCGTCCTAAGTCCAGCACCTCAGAGGACGAGGACAGGCACCTTGCCTTGGTTTATACTTTTGTCACACCTCTGCTCAACCCCCTCATTTACACCCTACGGAATAAGGATGTCAAAGAAGCACTGAAAAAATCCATGAGCTGCACAGCAGCCTCTGAAACTCCATGA
- the LOC100921898 gene encoding olfactory receptor 10Q1-like, whose amino-acid sequence MSSSSTLHLNQSGTTEFVFRVFTTSPTIQALLFCFFLLLYIMTLCGNTTIIWAVYTHTSLHIPMYFFLSNLSLIEICYTTTVVPLMLSNIFGAQRPIPLAGCAAQMLLFYTVGGTDCFLLAIMAYDRYVAICHPLHYTLIMTQKRCIQLMLASLGLPFYLELHLTILLFTLPFCGHHLEINHFFCDAPPVLRLACGDTRVQQAIIFVMGFFILAVPFVLISISYIFIANTILQIRSAEGRWRAFSTCSSHLSMVLLQYGCGILVYMRPKSSTSEDEDWQLALVYTFAIPLLNPLIYTLRNKDVKDALKKSMSCTVPSEPP is encoded by the coding sequence ATGTCTTCTTCCAGTACTTTGCATCTTAACCAGTCTGGCACTACTGAGTTTGTGTTCCGAGTGTTCACCACCTCCCCCACGATCCAGGCCCTCCTTTTctgcttcttcctccttctttacaTAATGACCCTCTGTGGTAACACCACTATAATCTGGGCCGTGTACACCCACACTTCCCTCCATATCCCCATGTACTTTTTCCTGTCCAATCTGTCTCTCATAGAGATCTGTTACACCACTACTGTGGTACCACTGATGCTCTCCAACATCTTTGGGGCTCAAAGGCCCATCCCATTAGCTGGCTGTGCAGCTCAGATGCTCCTGTTTTACACCGTTGGAGGTACCGACTGTTTCTTATTGGCCATCATGGCATATGACCGCTATGTGGCCATCTGCCATCCCCTGCACTACACCCTCATCATGACCCAGAAGCGATGTATCCAACTCATGCTTGCTTCCCTGGGCTTGCCTTTTTACCTTGAACTGCATCTCACAATATTGCTATTCACCCTCCCCTTCTGTGGTCACCACCTGGAGATAAACCACTTCTTCTGTGATGCCCCACCTGTCTTGCGTCTGGCCTGTGGGGACACTCGAGTGCAACAAGCTATTATATTTGTTATGGGGTTCTTTATTCTGGCTGTGCCCTTTGTGCTTATCTCTATTTCCTATATCTTTATTGCCAATACCATTCTACAAATTCGCTCTGCAGAGGGGCGCTGGAGGGCATTTTCCACCTGTTCTTCCCATCTCTCTATGGTCCTACTGCAGTATGGCTGTGGCATCCTAGTCTATATGCGTCCTAAGTCCAGCACCTCAGAAGACGAGGACTGGCAGCTTGCCTTGGTCTATACCTTTGCCATACCTTTGCTCAACCCCCTCATTTACACCCTACGGAATAAGGATGTCAAAGATGCCCTGAAAAAATCCATGAGCTGCACAGTACCCTCTGAACCTCCATGA